A genomic region of Fusarium falciforme chromosome 4, complete sequence contains the following coding sequences:
- a CDS encoding TPT domain-containing protein, producing the protein MSADEKIRVSGETPRSATPVLPTVNPSLEKQSARAAIHPTFYVVAWIGFSSSVILFNKWLLDTLNFRYPVILTTYHLTFATVVTQILARWTHFLDGRKTVKMTPRVYMRAVVPIGVFFSLSLICGNLTYLYLSVAFIQMLKATTPVAVLISGWVLGVSAPNLKQFLNVSAIVVGVIIASFGEIHFVTIGVLYQIGGIIFEALRLTMVQRLLSSADFKMDPLVSLYYFAPICVVMNGAVALVWEIPKCSMAEVYNVGLFTFFLNGLCAFMLNVSVVFLIGKTSAVVLTLCGVLKDILLVVASMIIWGTQVTGLQFFGYSIALGGMVYYKLGYEQIKAHIADANRQWAEFGARKPILRKLTIIIFTGFVIFALFGGLAPGYTPEYDPTRLANEVTNRFGMNEAQRS; encoded by the exons ATGTCGGCTGACGAAAAGATCCGCGTCTCTGGCGAGACGCCTCGCTCCGCCACTCCCGTTCTTCCCACTGTCAACCCCAGCCTCGAGAAGCAGTCTGCTCGCGCCGCGATTCACCCTACCTTCTACGTTGT TGCCTGGATTGGTTTCAGTTCCTCAGTCATTCTGTTCAACAAATGGCTTCTCGACACCCTCAACTTCC GCTACCCCGTCATCCTCACCACCTACCACTTGACCTTTGCGACCGTCGTCACCCAGATCCTTGCCCGATGGACTCACTTCCTTGATGGCCGAAAGACCGTCAAGATGACGCCTCGCGTCTACATGCGCGCTGTCGTCCCCATTGGTGTCTTTTTCAGTTTGAGTCTGATCTGCGGAAACCTGACATATCTCTACCTCTCGGTTGCTTTCATCCAGATGCTCAAGGCCACCACTCCCGTTGCTGTTCTCATCTCTGGCTGGGTCCTTGGCGTTTCCGCCCCCAACCTGAAGCAGTTCCTCAACGTCTCGGCCATTGTTGTCGGTGTCATCATTGCGTCCTTCGGCGAAATTCACTTCGTGACCATTGGTGTTTTGTACCAGATCGGTGGTATCATCTTTGAGGCTCTCCGACTCACCATGGTCCAGCGCCTGCTGAGCTCCGCTGACTTCAAGATGGACCCCCTGGTCTCTCTGTACTACTTCGCTCCCATTTGCGTGGTCATGAACGGTGCCGTTGCCCTGGTTTGGGAGATCCCTAAGTGCTCCATGGCTGAGGTCTACAACGTCGGTCTCTTCACCTTCTTCCTGAACGGTCTCTGCGCCTTCATGCTGAACGTGTCTGTCGTCTTCCTG ATTGGCAAGACCTCCGCCGTCGTCCTGACCCTTTGCGGTGTCCTCAAGGATATCCTGCTCGTTGTCGCCTCCATGATCATCTGGGGTACTCAGGTTACTGGTCTCCAGTTCTTCGGTTACTCCATTGCTCTGGGTGGCATGGTCTACTACAAGCTCGGCTACGAGCAGATCAAGGCTCACATCGCTGATGCCAACCGACAGTGGGCCGAGTTTGGTGCTCGCAAGCCCATCCTCCGCAagctcaccatcatcatcttcaccgGCTTCGTCATCTTCGCCCTGTTCGGAGGTCTTGCCCCTGGCTACACCCCCGAGTATGACCCTACCAGGCTGGCTAACGAGGTGACGAACCGTTTCGGAATGAACGAGGCCCAACGGTCTTAG
- a CDS encoding 4-hydroxyphenylpyruvate dioxygenase, with amino-acid sequence MAPSAITNSPPQRAAQPSTTATASALSQADGLAVQPPPNFTGYDHITWWVGNAKQAASYYTSLFGFKTIAYKGLETGSRYFASYVVANNDVRFVFTSPLRSEAHFPDDEPISKSDRKLLKEMYAHLERHGDAVKDVAFEVDNVEGVYYKAVEEGAIAVQDPLVTKDKEHGSVSTAVICTYGDTTHTLISRQNYTGPFLPGFRAVNKKTASVSMPEVPLARIDHCVGNQSWNEMVSACAFYEQCLSFHRFWSVDDSQICTEFSALSSIVMASPNNIVKMPINEPAPGKKKSQIEEYVIFNSGPGVQHIALLTPDIITSVSALRARGVEFIDVPSTYYTAMRQRLKTERRNWELKEEFETLERLNILIDYDEGGYLLQLFTKPLMDRPTVFIEIIQRNDFDGFGAGNFKSLFEAIEREQAERGNL; translated from the coding sequence ATGGCCCCTTCTGCTATCAccaactctcctcctcagcggGCTGCTCAGCCTTCGACTACTGCCACTGCTTCTGCTCTCTCCCAGGCAGACGGCCTCGCTGTCCAGCCTCCTCCCAACTTCACCGGCTATGACCACATAACCTGGTGGGTTGGCAACGCCAAGCAGGCCGCCTCGTATTATACCAGCCTGTTCGGCTTCAAGACCATCGCCTACAAGGGCCTCGAGACTGGCAGCCGGTACTTTGCCTCGTATGTCGTCGCCAACAACGATGTCCGCTTCGTCTTCACCTCGCCCCTGCGATCCGAAGCCCACTTCCCCGACGATGAGCCCATCTCCAAGTCGGACCGgaagctcctcaaggagATGTACGCCCACCTCGAGCGCCACGGCGATGCTGTGAAGGATGTTGCCTTTGAGGTCGACAACGTCGAGGGTGTATACTAcaaggccgtcgaggagggcgCCATTGCCGTCCAGGACCCCTTGGTCACCAAGGATAAGGAGCACGGCTCCGTCTCTACCGCCGTCATCTGCACATACGGCGATACCACTCACACTCTGATCTCCCGCCAGAACTACACCGGACCCTTCCTCCCCGGTTTCCGCGCAGTCAACAAGAAGACCGCCTCCGTCTCCATGCCAGAAGTCCCCCTGGCTCGCATCGACCACTGCGTCGGCAACCAGTCCTGGAACGAGATGGTCTCGGCCTGCGCCTTCTACGAGCAGTGCCTGTCCTTCCACCGCTTCTGGTCCGTGGACGACTCGCAGATCTGCACTGAGTTCTCGGCCCTGAGCTCCATTGTCATGGCTTCTCCCAACAACATCGTCAAGATGCCCATCAACGAGCCTGCCCCCGGCAAGAAGAAGTCCCAGATCGAGGAGTACgtcatcttcaactcggGCCCTGGCGTCCAGCACATCGCCCTCCTCACCCCGGACATCATCACCTCCGTGTCTGCCCTCCGCGCCCGCGGCGTCGAGTTCATCGACGTTCCCTCGACATACTACACCGCCATGCGCCAGCGCCTCAAGACCGAGCGCCGCAACtgggagctcaaggaggagttCGAGACTCTCGAGCgcctcaacatcctcatcgACTACGACGAGGGCGGCtacctcctccagctcttcaCCAAGCCCCTGATGGACCGCCCCACCGTCTTCATCGAGATTATCCAGCGCAACGACTTTGACGGCTTCGGCGCTGGCAACTTCAAGAGCTTGTTCGAGGCCATTGAGCGTGAGCAGGCTGAGCGCGGCAACCTGTAG
- a CDS encoding Chitin synthase export chaperone encodes MGSTKFGNFNDFCRDSTLPVCNLLSNPTHDQNDPSWGGCELKGIPLSGNRHLGNLGSILLAGIAIVAASFLVLRSERKRAAVGRREMQLFLIGYIIISICEIFSVGEFPLNKTARIVFSAVHIGMITATTWILFLNAVVGYQIIDDGTPISVILFVVSAAALLIGSGYIALDTGLSWTGFWDSSYNSPNRNIAIYVLYQLFPLVCLVAYFVLEAILVIRILRELRPLLYLVGAALLFAIGQVFNYAISKYICDGTSGKIDGSLFQTLFTLLSVVMIWIFWSSITEDDWPMPVTSTYP; translated from the exons ATGGGGTCTACCAAATTTGGCAACTTCAAT GATTTTTGCAGAGACTCGACTCTCCCAGTCTGCAAT CTTCTATCCAACCCTACCCACGACCAGAATGACCCGAGCTGGGGAGGTTGCGAGCTCAAGGGCATTCCCTTGAGTGGGAACAGGCACCTTGGAAACCTGGGATCGATTTTGCTTGCcggcatcgccatcgtcgcgGCTAGCTTTCTGGTGCTTCGCTCAGAGAGGAAGCGAGCAGCTGTCGGTCGAAG GGAAATGCAACTATTCCTGATCGGctacatcatcatcagtATATGCGAGATCTTCTCAGTTGGCGAATTCCCACTGAACAAGACTGCCCGGATT GTTTTTTCTGCTGTTCACATTGGCATGATCACTGCCACAACCTGGATCTTGTTCCTTAACGCCGTTGTTGGCTACCAGATCATCGACGACGGAACTCCCATTTCTGTCATCCTCTTCGTTGTCTCAGCTGCCGCGTTGCTCATTGGCAGCGGGTATATCGCCCTCGACACTGGCCTATCGTGGACAGGCTTTTGGGACTCCAGCTATAACAGCCCCAACAGGAACATCGCCATCTACGTCCTCTACCAGCTCTTCCCCCTGGTCTGCCTCGTTGCGTACTTTGTCCTGGAAGCTATTCTTGTCATCCGAATCCTTCGCGAGCTTCGACCCTTGCTCTATCTTGTGGGAGCGGCCCTGCTCTTCGCCATCGGTCAGGTCTTCAACTATGCCATCAGCAAGTACATCTGCGACGGCACCAGCGGCAAGATCGACGGATCTCTTTTCCAGACACTATTCACGCTGCTCTCTGTCGTCATGATATGGATCTTCTGGTCTAGCATCACCGAAGATGATTGGCCAATGCCCGTCACCAGCACCTATCCTTAG
- a CDS encoding General transcription and DNA repair factor IIH, with translation MADSDGEYVADDMSDDDIMDHRVTDDDPKGAGGKPSRPHKKDRNATRAWEKSKRTWETNLPEEDQDGLLSLTALEAEKRKRLLRDTTPLQRGIIRHLVLVLDMSFAMAEKDLLPTRYRLTLRYAAAFVREFFEQNPISQLGIIGMRDGVAVRISDVGGNPAEHLERLKGLEDQDPQGNPSLQNALEMCRGALFHAPSHGTREVLIIYGALLSSDPGDIHETVGNLITDRIRVSIVGLSAQVAICADLCSRTNAGDESQYNVAMDEVHFRELFLAATTPPVTRTAEQSTASLLMMGFPSRTLVAGGDTSYCACHNRPFREGYLCTRCSARVCRLPAECPACGLTLILSTHLARSYHHLFPLRNWVEVPWADAARSAACFSCQAPFPEPPKTKAPDKPKEDAGPKPAKGVSESGRYACEVCRQHFCIDCDVFAHEVIHNCPGCQSIVQKTDGPVSAEPNGTAHTNGDVVMT, from the exons ATGGCTGACTCCGATGGCGAGTACGTCGCCGACGACATGTCggacgacgacatcatggACCACCGCGTCACCGACGACGACCCTAAAGGCGCCGGGGGAAAGCCTTCGCGACCGCATAAGAAGGATCGTAACGCGACCCGGGCCTGGGAAAAGTCGAAGCGCACCTGGGAGACGAACCTCCCCGAGGAGGACCAGGACGGGTTGCTGAGCCTGAcggccctcgaggccgagaagcgcaagcgcCTGCTCCGCGACACGACACCGCTGCAGAGAGGCATCATCCGGCACCTGGTGCTCGTGCTCGACATGTCGTTCGCCATGGCGGAAAAGGACCTGCTGCCTACGCGGTACCGCCTCACGCTGAGATACGCAGCCGCCTTTGTCCGCGAGTTCTTTGAGCAGAACCCTATATCTCAGCTTGGAATCATTGGCATGCGCGACGGTGTTGCGGTGAGAATTAGCGATGTTGGAGGGAACCCGGCTGAGCACCTGGAGCGGTTGAAGGGCTTGGAGGATCAGGACCCCCAAGGTAACCCGAGTCTGCAGAATGCTCTGGAGATGTGCCGGGGAGCTTTGTT CCACGCGCCATCGCATGGCACTCGAGAGGTGCTTATCATCTACGGCGCCCTGCTATCGAGCGACCCGGGCGACATCCACGAGACGGTTGGCAACCTTATTACGGACCGGATACGCGTGTCCATCGTCGGACTGTCAGCGCAGGTGGCAATCTGCGCTGACCTCTGCTCGAGGACAAACGCCGGCGACGAGTCGCAGTATAATGTGGCCATGGACGAGGTGCACTTCCGTgagctcttcctcgccgccaCCACGCCCCCCGTCACCCGGACCGCTGAGCAGAGCACGGCAAGCTTACTCATGATGGGCTTCCCGTCCCGTACGCTCGTAGCCGGTGGCGATACAAGCTATTGCGCCTGTCATAACCGACCCTTCCGCGAGGGCTACCTATGCACACGCTGCTCCGCCCGTGTCTGTCGCCTCCCCGCCGAGTGTCCTGCCTGCGGGCTCACCTTGATCCTCTCCACCCATCTCGCTCGCTCATATCATCACCTGTTCCCTTTACGGAACTGGGTCGAGGTTCCCTGGGCTGACGCCGCCCGCTCTGCAGCCTGCTTCTCCTGCCAGGCGCCATTTCCTGAACCGCCAAAGACAAAGGCCCCTGATAAGCCCAAGGAGGACGCAGGGCCCAAACCGGCAAAGGGCGTCAGCGAGAGCGGCCGCTACGCCTGTGAGGTGTGCCGGCAGCACTTCTGCATCGACTGTGACGTGTTTGCCCACGAAGTCATCCACAACTGCCCGGGCTGCCAGAGCATAGTCCAAAAGACGGATGGTCCCGTATCGGCTGAGCCGAACGGCACGGCGCACACCAACGGCGATGTAGTCATGACATAG